A region from the Strix uralensis isolate ZFMK-TIS-50842 chromosome 24, bStrUra1, whole genome shotgun sequence genome encodes:
- the IGFN1 gene encoding immunoglobulin-like and fibronectin type III domain-containing protein 1 produces the protein MTSHQAVKSFKKSSVPGVVITQFVDDIPKGCSTPDFERKPVSLTLQEGKNAIFSAVVKGVPTPDVKWTRVQGRMDDPAKYETFFNNVKNEFILQINKLTADDSDLYRCFAVNEYGEAACSAGLRIIQVGFKRKAKYVPVHPADELKKKLQDFRKLLRKRAPAPKPKPLDKEAVWQLLLHADRRDYEKICMKYGIVDFRGMLRKLQELRKNTESEQGELIHSIRNFEHIKVNKEGKATFSLMMDLKNSNSKVYLLKDGERLRYGTGDEYRKHCLRRIGKRYHFIVNDVQPEDAGLYQVRVEDVPVFSTELDAESIPVRFAQPLSDVRCPEEEDAVFECSLRTPCYDAVWLHKTHLLEASEKHQISVTPDGLTHQLIIKNVVPSDNGMYTLDTGLCSSNAWLIVEYAKGKRRQGEEGEREKSESLKETLPDKDRAKKLRRREYVDSEDHLMDTGVEKDGWDRNSQGGSQGHSIDSDGSHRFLGKDGLHGAHRNGRMGFGQFSGADLDGDSVTNDGSSFGLKGLGGKSGLRPFRSKDSMTGRADTGDGLGGAGERYSVDGRDDGVLDAVNVDMDIGEGAGSQHDKDGKLGDTSYRAGFGGVGRLGATDGSSGLDGLDPDSTRVGDGMRSPYGKDGLPTVVDMNEASISRKGQIGAPYSKDGLTLHASSRLGQTGTSGLFYGPGGLPAEHGAISGAGDNSTREVEAFYGPDGQLDGAGVGDRGVAGAGGIGSPYGKDGVPLQTGVGGAGVAGAGGVGSHYGKDGLTAGAGIGGPTIGGFGGVESPYGKDGLPHGSGIRGAGVAVEAGVLSRYGKDGLLPTAGIGGAAAGGIGHNYGKDGVPVGAGLGGAVVAGAGGVGSPYGKDGLPVGAGLGGAGIAGAGGVGYPFGKDGVPVGGGLGGAGVSGGGGVGSPYGKDGVPVGAGIGGAGVAGAGGVGSPYGKDGLPVGAGLGGAGVAGAGGVGSPYGKDGVPVGAGIGGAGVAGAGGVGSPYGKVGVPVGAGLGGAGVAGAGGVGSPYGKDGVPVGAGIGGAGVAGAGGVGSPYGKDGVPVGAGLGGAGVAGAGGVGYPYGKDGVPVGAGIGGAGVAGAGGAGSPRRKDGLAVGAGLGGAGVAGAGGVGSPYGKDGVPVGAGIAGASVAGAGGVGFPYGKDGAPVGAGLGGAGVAGAGGVGSPYGKDGLPVGAGIGGAGVAGAGGVGSPYGKDGLPVGAGLGGAGVAGAGGVGSPYGKDGVPVGAGIAGASVAGAGGVGFPYGKDGAPVGAGLGGAGVAGAGGVGSPYGKDGLPVGAGIGGAGVAGAGGVGSPYGKDGVPVGAGLGGASVAGAGGVGYPYGKDGVPVGAGLGGAGVAGAGGVGSPYGKDGLPVGAGLGGSGVAGAGGVGSPYGKDGVPVGAGIAGAGVAGAGGVGSPYGKDGLPVGAGIGGAGAAGTRGVGSPYGKDGVPVGAGLSGAGVAGAGGVRSPYGKDGLPAGAGIGGAGVAGAGGVGSPYGKDGVPVGAGIAGAGVAGAGGVGSPYGKDGVPVGAGIAGAGAGEGGFSYGKDGVPAGAGIAGAGVAGAGGVGYPYGKDGVPVGAGIGGAGVAGAGGIKSPYGKDGVPVGACLGGAGVAGAGGVGSPYGKDGVPVGAGIGGAGVAGAGGIKSPYGKDGVLVGAGIAGAGVAGAGGVGSPYGKDGLPVGPGLGGAGVAGAGGVGSPYGKDGLPVGAGLGGAGVAGAGGVGSPYGKDGVPVGPGLGGAGVAGAGGVGSPYGKDGLPVGAGLGGVDVSGAGGVGSPYGKDGVPAGVGLGVAGVAGAGGVGFPYGKDGVPVGAGIAGAGVAGAGGVGSPCGKDGVPAGVGLGVAGVAGAGGVGFPYGKDGVPVGAGIAGAGVAGAGGVGYPYGKDGVPVGAGFGGACVAGAGGVGSPYGKDGVPVGAGIGGAGVAGAGGIRSPYGKDGVPVGAGLGGAGVAGAGGVGSPYGKDGAPVGAGLGGAGVAGAGGVGFPYGKDGAPVGAGLGGAGVAGAGGVGFPYGKDGAPVGAGLGGAGVAGAGGVGSPYGKDGLPVGAGIAGAGVAGAGGVGSPYGKDGVPVGAGLGGAGAAGARGVGSPYGKDGLPVGAGIGGAGVAGAGGVGSPYGKDGLPVGAGLGGAGVAGAGGVGSPYGKDGVPVGAGIAGASVAGAGGVGFPYGKDGAPVGAGLGGAGVAGAGGVGSPYGKDGLPVGAGIAGAGVAGAGGVGSPYGKDGVPVGAGLGGAGAAGAGGVGSPYGKDGLPVGAGLGGAGVAGAGGVGYPYGKDGVPVGAGLGVAGVYGAGRVGSFYGKNDVPGGGVAGGAQFPFRDEEVMGSLHGRDATQSRAQGYIGGAGGDGFSEGGGFSGSAIRGTVSPYSKDSGSAGARAGAGGVGRLGAGERELHGKEGVVGAVGRGGEYGLDSHPGKSSTGGETRKGTASHFRGSGNKESSGDRDSLPGQVDARGEGRELGQLGSLYGKNSAVRGAGSKSYNRAVDGRISGGFGQGSLDHGQMSDLYAGPPSINQRKQEPDLDLKANDFLKNTESMGKRRHYCLDDLKAPRCYVNKRLLDVTVLKGEPAELSFTVSKDEVTGTWFKDGLKLTSMDGIVIEKEGLVHKLIINKAEDIHAGKYRFEGGDIKTEASIFVEDPPQVDKVLLKNLTSVPTVAKAGETVKIKIPFEGRLPVRATWLKDRMELADDTRIRVDKTETFTMLSISSSERKDCGDYKVRLKNDSGVLEINLKLVVVDKPQPPAGPIKIVESSANDITIQWKPPKDDGGKPVQRYIVERQQVGKNDWVTLGEVPRSCTTFTTNKVEQDMIYYFRVKAVNAEGTSDALESDEVKAVGKASPGAPDPPEIVSASRDTITISWKAPRKTGSSRIVGYIVQKRKKGTMTWLPVNNVPIADKKLKMTNLKKGLQYEFRVSAVNAAGVGDASEPSQPVFARDSTKSPGQVQDLKVSSSDSTSVTLTWKRPEAKDGSDVKGYEVEMRSSKNLNWTKCNTFPIEVTTYTVKGLQAKEMYFLRVRALSDGGPGEPAELEACLEAPSPVVSPRLLIDDTVKSFVVVKAGNTIRVNIPFEASPDPLVTWLKDGLPLPKRATINTKDGTTQLLIGAAEFADSGTYTVELQNGLGKRETFSFQVQVTDIPQSPGPIRLEENVPNTVTVTWEPSASEKWESNIYYTVLKRESQKGLWHVVGDLIYTNKFTFTKLIPGRDYYFRVVAKNDLGASGPSESVQPWRIQKPKGEFQVKPQKYRGVNQDQPPRFLVRLKPHVVTTGSECHMSCAVGGHPPPKVTWYKDSRDLSNDPTYFCTNDFGVCSLVILGVTKHDEGEYMVEATNELGHAFSKAFLTIKGNNL, from the exons ATGACCAGCCATCAGGCAG TAAAATCCTTCAAGAAATCTTCTGTCCCAGGAGTTGTTATCACCCAGTTTGTGGATGATATTCCAAAAGGATGCAGTACACCTGATTTTGAGCGGAAACCTGTCAGTCTGACATTGCAGGAAG gtaaaaatgccattttcagtGCTGTGGTCAAAGGTGTCCCAACCCCTGACGTGAAATGGACACGTGTACAAGGAAGAATGGATGATCCTGCCAAATATGAAACATTCTTCAATAACGTTAAAAATGAATTCATTCTGCAG atAAACAAACTCACTGCAGATGACAGTGATTTGTATCGTTGCTTTGCTGTGAATGAATATGGGGAAGCTGCATGCTCTGCTGGCCTCAGGATCATACAAG TTGGCTTTAAGAGGAAAGCAAAATATGTTCCTGTTCATCCTGCTGATG AGTTAAAGAAGAAGCTTCAGGACTTCAGGAAGCTGCTGAGGAAGCG GGCCCcagcaccaaaaccaaaacccctgGACAAAGAAGCAGTCTGGCAACTCTTGCTGCATGCAGATAGGAGAGATTATGAGAAAATCTGTATGAAATATGGAATTGTTGACTTCCGTGGGATGCTGAGAaagctgcaggagctgaggaaGAACACAGAGAGTGAACAAGGAGAG TTAATACACAGTATCAGAAACTTTGAACACATCAAAGTCAACAAGGAGGGAAAAGCTACCTTCAGTCTGATGATGGACCTGAAAAATAGTAACAGCAAAGTTTATCTGCTTAAG GATGGTGAGAGGCTCAGATATGGAACAGGGGATGAATACAGAAAGCACTGCCTGAGACGAATTGGAAAAAGGTATCATTTCATTGTCAACGATGTGCAGCCAGAAGATGCAGGCTTGTATCAAGTCAGAGTGGAGGACGTACCTGTTTTCTCAACTGAATTGGATGCTGAAT CCATCCCTGTGAGATTTGCACAGCCGCTCAGTGATGTGCGTTGTCCTGAGGAAGAAGATGCTGTCTTTGAGTGTAGCCTACGCACACCCTGCTACGATGCTGTGTGGCTACACAAAACCCACCTTCTCGAGGCGAGTGAGAAGCACCAGATCTCTGTAACACCTGACGGTCTGACCCACCAGTTGATTATCAAGAATGTTGTGCCCTCTGACAACGGCATGTACACGCTTGACACTGGACTCTGCTCCTCAAATGCCTGGCTTATTGTAGAGT ATGCCaaaggaaagaggagacaggGTGAAGAAGGTGAAAGAGAGAAATCTGAGAGCCTGAAAGAAACACTGCCAGATAAAGATAGGGCTAAGAAACTTCGACGCAGAGAATATGTTGACAGTGAAGATCATCTTATGGACACTGGTGTGGAAAAAGATGGCTGGGACAGAAACAGTCAAGGTGGCAGTCAAGGCCACTCCATTGATTCTGATGGAAGCCATAGATTTTTGGGAAAAGATGGGCTACATGGAGCCCACAGAAATGGAAGGATGGGATTTGGGCAGTTTTCTGGAGCAGACCTAGATGGAGACTCAGTGACAAATGACGGTAGTAGCTTTGGATTAAAAGGCTTAGGAGGCAAAAGTGGATTAAGGCCTTTTCGCAGCAAGGATTCTATGACAGGCAGAGCAGATACTGGTGATGGATTAGGAGGAGCAGGTGAACGGTATTCTGTGGATGGCAGAGATGATGGTGTGCTGGATGCTGTTAACGTTGACATGGATATTGGAGAAGGTGCAGGCTCTCAGCATGACAAGGATGGTAAATTAGGTGATACTAGTTACAGAGCTGGCTTTGGGGGTGTTGGAAGATTAGGTGCTACTGATGGAAGTTCTGGGTTAGATGGACTTGATCCTGATTCAACCAGGGTGGGAGACG GAATGAGGTCCCCCTATGGCAAGGATGGTCTGCCAACTGTAGTTGATATGAATGAAGCAAGTATAAGCAGAAAAGGACAAATAGGGGCTCCCTATAGCAAGGATGGACTGACACTTCATGCTAGCAGTCGTTTAGGTCAGACAGGAACATCTGGCCTCTTCTATGGTCCAGGAGGTCTTCCAGCCGAACATGGGGCTATATCTGGTGCAGGTGACAATTCTACCAGGGAAGTGGAGGCTTTCTATGGTCCAGATGGTCAGCTAGATGGAGCAGGTGTTGGTGATCGTGGTGTAGCTGGTGCAGGGGGAATTGGGTCTCCCTATGGAAAGGATGGTGTCCCACTTCAAACAGGTGttggtggtgctggtgtagcTGGTGCAGGGGGAGTTGGATCTCACTATGGAAAGGATGGCCTCACTGCTGGAGCAGGCATTGGTGGGCCTACAATTGGTGGTTTTGGAGGTGTTGAATCTCCCTATGGAAAGGATGGTCTCCCACATGGAAGTGGTATTCGTGGTGCTGGTGTAGCTGTTGAAGCAGGAGTTTTGTCTCGCTATGGAAAGGATGGTCTCCTGCCTACTGCTGGCATCggtggtgctgctgcagggggTATTGGGCATAACTATGGAAAGGATGGTGTCCCAGTTGGGGCTGGTCTTGGTGGTGCTGtcgtagctggtgcaggaggagttgggtcACCCTATGGAAAGGATGGTCTGCCAGTTGGGGCTGGTCTTGGTGGTGCTGGTatagctggtgcaggaggagttggttATCCTTTTGGAAAGGATGGTGTCCCAGTTGGGGGTGGTCTTGGTGGTGCTGGTGTATCTGGTGGAGGAGGAGTTGGTTCTCCCTATGGTAAGGATGGTGTCCCAGTTGGGGCTGGTAttggtggtgctggtgtagctggtgcaggaggagttgggtcACCCTATGGCAAGGATGGTCTGCCAGTTGGGGCTGGTCttggtggtgctggtgtagctggtgcaggaggagttgggtctccctatggaaaggatggtgtcccagttggggctggcattggtggtgctggtgtagctggtgcaggaggagttggttcTCCCTATGGAAAGGTTGGTGTCCCAGTTGGGGCTGGTCttggtggtgctggtgtagctggtgcaggaggagttgggtcACCCTATGGCAAGGATGGTGTCCCAGTTGGGGCTGGCAttggtggtgctggtgtagctggtgcaggaggagttgggtcACCCTATGGAAAGGATGGTGTCCCAGTTGGGGCTGGTCttggtggtgctggtgtagctggtgcaggaggagttggttATCCCTATGGTAAGGATGGTGTCCCAGTTGGGGCTGGCAttggtggtgctggtgtagctggtgcaggaggagctgGGTCTCCCCGTAGAAAGGATGGTCTTGCAGTTGGGGCTGGTCttggtggtgctggtgtagctggtgcaggaggagttgggtctCCCTACGGAAAGGATGGTGTCCCGGTTGGGGCTGGCATTGCTGGTGCTagtgtagctggtgcaggaggagttggttTTCCCTATGGCAAGGATGGTGCTCCAGTTGGAGCTGGTCTGGGTGGTGCTGgcgtagctggtgcaggaggagttgggtctCCCTATGGAAAGGATGGTCTTCCAGTTGGGGCTGGCATTGGTGGTGCTGgcgtagctggtgcaggaggagttgggtctCCCTACGGAAAGGATGGTCTTCCAGTTGGGGCTGGTCttggtggtgctggtgtagctggtgcaggaggagttgggtctCCCTACGGAAAGGATGGTGTCCCGGTTGGGGCTGGCATTGCTGGTGCTagtgtagctggtgcaggaggagttggttTTCCCTATGGCAAGGACGGTGCTCCAGTTGGAGCTGGTCTGGGTGGTGCTGgcgtagctggtgcaggaggagttgggtctCCCTATGGAAAGGATGGTCTTCCAGTTGGGGCTGGCATTGGTGGTGCTGgcgtagctggtgcaggaggagttggttcTCCCTATGGAAAGGATGGTGTCCCAGTTGGGGCTGGTCTTGGTGGTGCTAgcgtagctggtgcaggaggagttggttATCCCTATGGTAAGGATGGTGTCCCAGTTGGGGCTGGTCttggtggtgctggtgtagctggtgcaggaggagttgggtctCCCTACGGAAAGGATGGTCTTCCAGTTGGGGCTGGTCTTGGTGGTTCtggtgtagctggtgcaggaggagttgggtctCCCTACGGAAAGGATGGTGTCCCGGTTGGGGCTGGCATTGCTGGTGCtggtgtagctggtgcaggaggagttggttcTCCCTATGGAAAGGATGGTCTTCCAGTTGGGGCTGGTAttggtggtgctggtgcagcTGGTACAAGAGGAGTTGGTTCTCCCTATGGAAAGGATGGTGTCCCAGTTGGGGCTGGTCTGAGTGGTGCtggtgtagctggtgcaggaggagttcGGTCTCCCTATGGAAAGGATGGACTTCCAGCTGGGGCCGGCATTGGTGGTGCTGgcgtagctggtgcaggaggagttgggtctCCCTACGGAAAGGATGGTGTCCCAGTTGGGGCTGGCATTGCTGGTGCtggtgtagctggtgcaggaggagttggttcTCCCTATGGAAAGGATGGTGTCCCAGTTGGGGCTGGCATTGCTGGTGCTGGTGCAGGTGAAGGAGGTTTTTCCTATGGAAAGGATGGTGTCCCAGCTGGGGCTGGCATTGCTGGCGCTGgcgtagctggtgcaggaggagttggttATCCCTATGGTAAGGATGGTGTCCCAGTTGGGGCTGGTATTGGTGGTGCCggtgtagctggtgcaggaggaatTAAGTCTCCCTATGGCAAGGATGGTGTCCCAGTTGGGGCTTGTCTTGGTGGTGCTGgcgtagctggtgcaggaggagttggttcTCCCTATGGCAAGGATGGTGTCCCAGTTGGGGCTGGTATTGGTGGTGCCggtgtagctggtgcaggaggaatTAAGTCTCCCTATGGCAAGGATGGTGTCCTAGTTGGGGCTGGCATTGCTGGTGCtggtgtagctggtgcaggaggagttggttcTCCCTACGGAAAGGATGGTCTTCCAGTTGGGCCTGGTCttggtggtgctggtgtagctggtgcaggaggagttgggtctCCCTATGGAAAGGATGGTCTTCCAGTTGGGGCTGGTCttggtggtgctggtgtagctggtgcaggaggagttggttcTCCCTATGGAAAGGATGGTGTCCCAGTTGGGCCTGGTCTTGGTGGTGCTGgcgtagctggtgcaggaggagttggttcTCCCTATGGAAAGGATGGTCTTCCAGTTGGGGCTGGTCTTGGTGGTGTTGATGTatctggtgcaggaggagttggttcTCCCTATGGAAAGGATGGTGTCCCAGCTGGGGTTGGTCTTGGTGTTGCTGgcgtagctggtgcaggaggagttggttTTCCCTATGGCAAGGATGGTGTCCCAGTTGGGGCTGGCATTGCTGGTGCTGgcgtagctggtgcaggaggagttggttcTCCCTGTGGAAAGGATGGTGTCCCAGCTGGGGTTGGTCTTGGTGTTGCTGGCGTAGCTGGTGCCGGAGGAGTTGGTTTTCCCTATGGCAAGGATGGTGTCCCAGTTGGGGCTGGCATTGCTGGTGCTGgcgtagctggtgcaggaggagttggttATCCCTATGGTAAGGATGGTGTCCCAGTTGGGGCTGGTTTTGGTGGTGCTtgtgtagctggtgcaggaggagttgggtctccctatggaaaggatggtgtcccagttggggctggcattggtggtgctggtgtagctggtgcaggaggaatTAGGTCTCCCTATGGCAAGGATGGTGTCCCAGTTGGGGCTGGTCTTGGTGGTGCTGgcgtagctggtgcaggaggagttgggtctCCCTATGGCAAGGATGGTGCTCCAGTTGGAGCTGGTCTGGGTGGTGCtggtgtagctggtgcaggaggagttggttTTCCCTATGGCAAGGATGGTGCTCCAGTTGGAGCTGGTCTGGGTGGTGCtggtgtagctggtgcaggaggagttggttTTCCCTATGGCAAGGATGGTGCTCCAGTTGGAGCTGGTCTGGGTGGTGCTGgcgtagctggtgcaggaggagttgggtctCCCTATGGAAAGGATGGTCTGCCAGTTGGGGCTGGCATTGCTGGTGCtggtgtagctggtgcaggaggagttggttcTCCCTATGGCAAGGATGGTGTCCCAGTTGGGGCTGGTCttggtggtgctggtgcagcTGGTGCACGAGGAGTTGGGTCTCCCTATGGAAAGGATGGTCTTCCAGTTGGGGCTGGCAttggtggtgctggtgtagctggtgcaggaggagttggttcTCCCTATGGAAAGGATGGTCTTCCAGTTGGGGCTGGTCttggtggtgctggtgtagctggtgcaggaggagttgggtctCCCTACGGAAAGGATGGTGTCCCGGTTGGGGCTGGCATTGCTGGTGCTagtgtagctggtgcaggaggagttggttTTCCCTATGGCAAGGATGGTGCTCCAGTTGGAGCTGGTCTGGGTGGTGCTGgcgtagctggtgcaggaggagttggttcTCCCTATGGAAAGGATGGTCTTCCAGTTGGGGCTGGCATTGCTGGTGCtggtgtagctggtgcaggaggagttggttcTCCCTATGGCAAGGATGGTGTCCCAGTTGGGGCTGGTCttggtggtgctggtgcagctggtgcaggaggagttgggtctCCCTATGGAAAGGATGGTCTTCCAGTTGGGGCTGGTCttggtggtgctggtgtagctggtgcaggaggagttggttATCCCTATGGTAAGGATGGTGTCCCAGTTGGGGCTGGTCTTGGTGTTGCTGGTGTATATGGTGCAGGGAGAGTTGGTTCTTTCTATGGAAAGAATGATGTCCCAGGTGGGGGTGTGGCAGGAGGTGCTCAGTTTCCTTTTCGGGATGAAGAAGTAATGGGAAGTCTCCATGGCAGGGATGCGACGCAGAGCAGAGCTCAAGGATATATAGGTGGAGCAGGAGGAGATGGCTTCTCAGAAGGTGGTGGTTTCAGTGGCTCTGCAATTCGGGGCACGGTGTCTCCCTATAGCAAGGACAGTGGGTCAGCTGGAGCCAGGGCTGGTGCAGGTGGTGTTGGCAGGTTAGGCGCTGGTGAAAGGGAGTTGCATGGTAAAGAAGGTGTGGTAGGTGCCGTTGGGCGAGGTGGTGAATATGGGCTGGATTCCCATCCTGGCAAATCTTCTACAGGAGGTGAAACTAGAAAGGGCACTGCCAGTCATTTCAGAGGATCAGGGAACAAAGAATCATCTGGTGACAGAGATTCACTTCCAGGTCAAGTAGATGCCAGGGGTGAGGGCAGAGAATTAGGACAGTTAGGCTCCCTTTATGGTAAAAATTCTGCTGTTAGAGGGGCAGGGAGTAAATCCTATAATAGAGCAGTTGATGGGAGGATTTCAGGTGGTTTTGGTCAAGGGTCATTGGATCATGGTCAGATGTCAGATCTTTATGCTGGACCTCCTTCaataaaccagagaaaacaggaaCCCGACCTCGATCTTAAAGCAAATGATTTCTTGAAGAATACAGAAAGTATGGGAAAAAGAAGACATTATTGCCTAGATGATCTGAAAG CACCACGCTGTTATGTCAACAAACGGTTACTTGATGTCACAGTCCTGAAAGGAGAACCAGCTGAGCTGTCTTTCACTGTCAGTAAAGATGAAGTGACAGGAACCTGGTTTAAAGATGGATTAAAG TTAACAAGCATGGATGGAATCGTTATTGAAAAGGAAGGTCTAGTCCACAAGCTAATTATTAACAAAGCGGAAGATATTCATGCTGGGAAATACAGGTTTGAAGGTGGAGATATAAAAACTGAAGCTTCAATTTTTGTTGAAG ATCCTCCACAGGTTGACAAAGTTCTCCTCAAAAATTTAACAAGTGTTCCTACTGTGGCCAAGGCAGGGGAGACAGTAAAGATCAAGATCCCTTTTGAGGGCCGTCTGCCAGTCAGAGCAACGTGGCTAAAAGACAGAATGGAGCTAGCAGATGACACAAGGATTCGTGTTGATAAAACAGAGACCTTTACCATGCTGTCCATATCCAGCagtgagagaaaggactgtggaGATTACAAAGTCAGGCTGAAGAATGACAGTGGGGTCCTGGAGATCAACTTAAAGCTCGTGGTAGTAG ACAAGCCACAGCCACCTGCAGGACCCATCAAAATTGTAGAAAGCTCTGCAAATGACATCACCATTCAGTGGAAACCCCCAAAAGATGATGGGGGCAAACCAGTGCAACGCTACATTGTTGAGAGACAGCAGGTAGGCAAGAACGACTGGGTGACTTTGGGAGAAGTCCCCAGGAGCTGTACTACCTTCACTACTAACAAAGTGGAACAAGACATGATCTACTACTTCAGGGTGAAAGCTGTGAATGCCGAGGGAACTAGTGATGCACTGGAATCAGATGAAGTGAAGGCTGTTGGTAAAG CTTCACCTGGTGCCCCAGATCCCCCTGAGATTGTCAGTGCCAGCAGAGACACCATCACAATATCCTGGAAAGCACCTCGTAAAACTGGCAGTTCCCGAATTGTGGGATATATTGTTCAAAAACGCAAGAAGGGTACCATGACCTGGCTGCCAGTCAACAACGTGCCTATAGCAG acaaGAAGCTGAAAATGACCAATCTCAAGAAAGGTCTGCAGTATGAATTTCGTGTGTCAGCTGTCAATGCTGCTGGTGTAGGAGATGCCAGTGAACCCTCACAGCCTGTCTTTGCACGGGATTCCACAA AATCTCCAGGTCAAGTGCAGGACCTTAAAGtgagcagcagtgacagcactaGTGTCACATTGACATGGAAGAGACCTGAAGCAAAAGATGGGAGTGACGTAAAAGGCTATGAGGTGGAGATGCGGTCTTCTAAGAACCTCAACTGGACCAAATGCAATACTTTTCCCATAGAGGTGACCACTTACACAGTTAAAGGCCTCCAAGCCAAGGAGATGTACTTCCTACGTGTGAGAGCCCTCAGTGACGGTGGCCCAGGGGAACCTGCAGAGCTTGAAGCTTGCCTTGAAGCTCCTTCCCCTGTAG TTTCTCCCAGGTTACTAATAGATGACACAGTGAAAAGCTTTGTGGTTGTAAAAGCAGGAAATACCATCCGAGTGAATATTCCCTTTGAA GCATCTCCAGATCCACTGGTGACCTGGTTAAAGGATGGGCTTCCTCTTCCAAAACGGGCTACAATAAATACCAAAGATGGTACCACCCAGCTGCTGATTGGAGCAGCTGAATTCGCTGACAGTGGCACCTACACTGTTGAGCTCCAGAACGGGTtagggaaaagagaaacattcAGCTTCCAAGTTCAAGTTACAG ATATCCCACAGTCACCTGGACCCATTCGATTGGAAGAGAATGTACCAAATACAGTGACAGTAACCTGGGAGCCATCAGCATCTGAGAAATGGGAAAGTAATATCTACTACACAGTCCTGAAACGTGAATCACAGAAGGGCTTGTGGCACGTGGTGGGTGACCTGATCTACACCAACAAGTTCACATTCACCAAACTGATCCCAGGCCGGGACTACTACTTTAGGGTTGTGGCAAAAAATGACTTGGGAGCCAGTGGTCCATCTGAAAGTGTGCAGCCTTGGAGAATTCAAAAACCAAAGG